The genome window TCAACTAAGCTCCTACTGGAGAAGAACGGATATGAAGTCTCCAGCATTGACGATCCCACAAAGGCTCTTATGATTCTGGGAAAAATGAGTGTAGGAAAACTGAGTCCGGTTGACGCGATTATCCTGGACCTCGATATGCCCGGAATCACGGGAGGAGCACTATTCAAAAAACTTAGAGACTGGTGCCTGGCAAAGGAAGTTCCCGTAATAGTTTACACGGCAGCTCATACCAAAGGAAAGATTGAGCTTATAAAAGAAGCTTTCTCACGAGGATTGTTTGCGGTAGTGCCAAAAGCCTGTCCGGAATATCTGCTAATCAGGATAAATGCAGCCTTGAAGTCAAAAGGGGGATTTCTGGGGCTTCAACTCAGAATCGAAAAGCAGCAGTTAGAGGAAAAAT of bacterium contains these proteins:
- a CDS encoding response regulator codes for the protein MAPHILIIDDEKETNQSTKLLLEKNGYEVSSIDDPTKALMILGKMSVGKLSPVDAIILDLDMPGITGGALFKKLRDWCLAKEVPVIVYTAAHTKGKIELIKEAFSRGLFAVVPKACPEYLLIRINAALKSKGGFLGLQLRIEKQQLEEKYLFEKGSVDDPDYLRYMELCFLEQGEQILAAAYRERRMRLESER